From Stieleria sp. JC731, a single genomic window includes:
- a CDS encoding type II toxin-antitoxin system RelE/ParE family toxin has product MAEIEWTEEAERRLRCVHDYIAQDNPTAAAKVVVEIYEKIQLLSSHPRLGQRYEPIVDREVREILYGHYRIPYLVASDELIRVLGVFHSAMDLGHYLQ; this is encoded by the coding sequence ATGGCAGAAATAGAGTGGACTGAAGAGGCTGAACGTAGGTTGCGGTGCGTTCATGACTATATTGCCCAAGACAATCCCACTGCGGCCGCTAAGGTTGTGGTTGAAATCTACGAAAAGATCCAGCTCTTATCATCGCATCCTCGTCTAGGGCAGCGCTATGAGCCGATTGTGGATCGCGAGGTCCGGGAGATTCTTTATGGGCATTACCGCATACCCTACCTGGTTGCGTCGGACGAATTAATTCGTGTGTTGGGTGTTTTTCATTCAGCAATGGATCTTGGTCATTACCTCCAGTAG